A single region of the Malaclemys terrapin pileata isolate rMalTer1 chromosome 4, rMalTer1.hap1, whole genome shotgun sequence genome encodes:
- the LOC128836328 gene encoding uncharacterized protein LOC128836328 produces MLTAQGSPVKHGAQILRLLEAVQLPSAVAVVHCKAHQREDQDVSKGNARADREAKRAATLKSPTEENAQMHALIPSVGELAAPQYSQEDRNLADSLGLQEKEGWLCSIEGKILLPKGLIRPVLQKLHQTTHAGREALTQLMNKYFLTSGLKPLASQVQAECLICQKNNPRPGVAVPPATLEPTPGPGLVWQIDFTEFPRTQGYRYTKDSQPLLLDTPVHSLQPGDSVLVRTWKDEPLQEKWKGPHTVLLVTHTAAKVKGHKNWIHHSRLKAMPAPKQWTVQPAEKTANDDLGLKLLFKRQ; encoded by the exons atgctaacagcccaaggctcCCCGGTCAAGCATGGGGCTCAAATTCTCCGGCTTTTAGAAgcggtacaactcccctcagcagtagcagtggtgcattgcaaagcccatcaaagggaagatcaagatgtatCCAAGGgtaatgccagagcagacagggaagccaagcgagctgctaccctgaaatcaccaactgaggagaatgcccaaatgcatgccctcatcccatcagtgggtgagcttgcagcccctcagTACTCCCAAGAGGAtagaaacctggctgacagtcttGGTCTCCAGGAAAAAGAGGGATGGCTTTGTTCCAtagagggaaaaatcctcctgcccaagggcttgattcgaccagtgttgcagaaactgcatcagaCCACACatgcaggcagagaggctcttacccagctcatgaataaatattttctaacctctggacttaaacccctagcatcacaggtacaggctgaatgtttaatctgccaaaagaataaccctcgaccaggagtagcagtgccaccagccaccctggaacctaccccaggcccaggattggtgtggcaaatagactttactgagtttcccaggacccaagggtacag gtataccaaagattcacagcctcttctgctggatactccggtccactccctgcagcctggtgactccgttctcgtgcgaacctggaaggacgagcctctccaagagaagtggaagggaccccacaccgtcctgcttgtCACCCATACAGCGGCAAAGGTcaaaggacacaagaactggattcatcactctcgactgaaagcaATGCCCGCTCCTaaacagtggactgtccagcctgcagagaagactgctaacgacgatttgggacttaagctgttattcaaaagacagtaa
- the LOC128836075 gene encoding galanin receptor 2a-like, translating into MTSNSSAGNSSSSVLSDLFLLQSRRLFASIYFLIFLLGVPGNVLLLLVLIPDLMRTGGSHVSRLTGPLLVNIALLDLLFFLYVVPVMFGNVLFKGWPLGYVVCVTYNSLSLSIIFANFYSLLAVSLLRYVAVTHPTRTMAVSQRLIAWACVFIWVLGFLFSIPLWIHYTTVEVEGETYCVNQMPKQQLALYFRLLGGLAFLPPMLLMILCYSSIIFTLWVRRGLAVHTASSLQVNRRATVMALVTVVTFVVMWVPYWLVVFLTKDDELLTTGPMYLVSNLTTLLAYANRCVNPIICFSVSSQYQAGLRKLVRRTGCCLEPRCSTDTVRMEVAAGEGGAL; encoded by the coding sequence ATGACCTCCAACTCCAGTGCAGGGAACAGCTCCAGCTCTGTGCTGagtgacctcttcctcctccaatcCAGGAGGCTCTTTGCTTCCATCTACTTTCTCATTTTCCTGCTGGGTGTGCCTGGGAATGTCCTGCTGCTCCTGGTCCTGATCCCAGACCTCATGAGGACTGGTGGCAGCCATGTCTCCCGCCTGACCGGGCCCCTGCTGGTCAATATTGCTCTCCTGgacctcctcttcttcctctacgTCGTCCCGGTGATGTTCGGCAATGTGCTCTTCAAGGGCTGGCCCTTGGGCTACGTGGTGTGCGTCACCTACAACAGCCTGTCCCTCTCCATCATCTTTGCCAATTTCTACAGCCTGCTGGCAGTCTCCCTGCTGCGCTACGTGGCGGTGACCCACCCCACGCGCACCATGGCTGTGTCCCAGAGGCTCATCGCCTGGGCCTGCGTGTTTATATGGGTGCTTGGCTTCCTCTTCTCCATCCCCTTGTGGATTCACTACACAACGGTGGAGGTAGAGGGGGAGACGTACTGTGTGAACCAAATGCCCAAGCAGCAGTTGGCTCTTTACTTCAGGCTCCTGGGGGGCTTGGCGTTCCTTCCCCCCATGCTACTGATGATCCTCTGCTACTCCAGTATCATCTTCACCCTGTGGGTTAGGAGGGGGCTGGCCGTCCACACGGCCTCCAGTCTCCAGGTTAACAGGCGTGCAACGGTCATGGCTCTGGTCACTGTGGTGACCTTTGTGGTTATGTGGGTCCCCTACTGGCTGGTGGTTTTCCTCACGAAGGATGATGAGTTGCTCACCACAGGCCCCATGTACTTGGTGTCCAACCTGACCACCTTGCTGGCCTACGCCAACCGCTGCGTCAATCCCATCATCTGCTTCAGCGTCTCCAGCCAGTATCAGGCCGGGCTGAGGAAGCTCGTGAGGCGGACAGGGTGCTGCCTTGAGCCAAGGTGCTCCACGGACACGGTCAGGATGGAAGTTGCGGCTGGTGAGGGAGGAGCGCTGTAG